From a single Capsicum annuum cultivar UCD-10X-F1 chromosome 12, UCD10Xv1.1, whole genome shotgun sequence genomic region:
- the LOC107851144 gene encoding 3-hexulose-6-phosphate isomerase, with protein sequence MAESNELASKICNAISSVFSATTKAKAPPLDLLVQEISDAASRNGRVFVYGVGREGLMLKALSMRLFHLGISSHCVFDMNTPPIAPIDLLITSAGPGGFSTVDAISGVAKSNGARVLLLTAQPDSVKMCASVVAHIPAQTMADDDDKEGATALLPMGSLYEGAMFVLFEMVVYKLAQVLKQSPQTVRARHTNLE encoded by the coding sequence ATGGCGGAATCAAATGAACTAGCTTCCAAAATATGCAATGCGATAAGCTCCGTCTTCTCCGCCACCACAAAAGCAAAAGCCCCACCATTAGACCTCCTAGTCCAAGAAATCTCCGATGCTGCTAGCCGTAACGGCCGAGTATTCGTATACGGGGTAGGCCGTGAAGGATTAATGCTTAAAGCCCTTTCCATGAGGCTATTCCATCTAGGTATATCATCCCACTGCGTCTTCGACATGAACACTCCTCCTATTGCTCCCATCGATCTCCTTATCACCTCCGCTGGTCCAGGTGGTTTCTCCACCGTCGATGCCATCTCCGGTGTGGCCAAATCTAACGGTGCTCGTGTGCTGTTGCTGACGGCTCAGCCTGATTCGGTTAAGATGTGCGCGAGTGTTGTTGCACATATTCCAGCTCAGACTATGGCGGATGATGATGACAAGGAAGGGGCGACTGCGTTGCTTCCAATGGGGAGTTTGTATGAAGGAGCTATGTTTGTCCTGTTTGAGATGGTTGTTTACAAGTTGGCTCAAGTTTTGAAGCAGAGTCCTCAAACTGTCAGAGCACGCCATACCAATCTGGAGTAG